The genomic stretch CTAACCGAAAGCAGAAAGCAAGATGTTTTTTAGCAATAACTTAAAATTGTTGAGGAAACGGCGGGGGAAAACGCAGGAGGATTTGGCCACCATACTGGGGCTCAAGCGGCCTACGCTCAACAACTACGAGAACCGTGTATCGCAGCCCACCATTGATGTGCTCATCTCCTCCTCGAACTACTTCAACGTCTCCATCGACACGCTGGTGAAGGTGGATTTGGAGAAGTTGCCCGAGAGCCAGCTGCGGCAGCTAGAGCGTGGCTTCGACGTATATTTAAAGGGGAGCAACCTGCGGGTGCTTACGGCTACCGTGGGCAACGACAACGAGGAGAACATTGAACTGGTGCCCGAAAAGGCTAAAGCGGGCTACATGACCGGCTTTGCCGATCCGGAGTATATCAGCCAGCTGCCGGTGTTTCGGTTGCCGTTCCTGAGCAAGGCGAAGAAGTATCGCACCTTCCAAATTAGTGGTGACTCTATGCTGCCTGTGCCCGATGGTGCGTTTGTTACCGGGGAGTTTGTGCAGGATTGGACCACCATTCGCAGCGGGGAGGCCTTTCTGGTGCTTACGCTCAACGACGGTGTGGCCTTTAAGGTGGTGGAGAATCGCCTAGAGGAGAGCGGCACCTTTCGCCTTGTTTCGCTCAATACCCACTACCATCCCTACGAGGTGAACGCCGCCGATGTTAAGGAGATGTGGCGCTTTGTGAACTATATCAGTTCTGAGTTGCCCAGCGGCAAGGTGGAGCGCGAGGAGTTGCTACACGCCCTCGATATTTTACAGCGCGACATGGACTTTATTAAGGGAAAGATGGGGTAGCGCGACACTTTTTGTGATTCCGCGTGAGCGTTGCTATATCTCTTTCCTTTTGTCGGGATGGAGGCTGGTGTGGATTATGTTTAATATCCGAACCTCACCTTGCACAACGGTATAGATAATGTTATAATCCCACTGCGTTACCGAACGGTAATCTGTTGATTCGTTTTCGAGGTATCGTTCTTTTGAATATCCAGAGAAATCCGGTAACGCGGCACACTTTGCTAATATTCCCTGCTTAACATATTCTGCAGTTTCTTCGGAGACCTCCTTTTTTAGATATTCAATATGGCTGCGAAGGGATGCTCTTGCCAAGTTGGAGATAATCACCTTGGCCTTTTTGGCTACCACGTTTCAGCCTC from Williamwhitmania taraxaci encodes the following:
- a CDS encoding XRE family transcriptional regulator, translating into MRKRRGKTQEDLATILGLKRPTLNNYENRVSQPTIDVLISSSNYFNVSIDTLVKVDLEKLPESQLRQLERGFDVYLKGSNLRVLTATVGNDNEENIELVPEKAKAGYMTGFADPEYISQLPVFRLPFLSKAKKYRTFQISGDSMLPVPDGAFVTGEFVQDWTTIRSGEAFLVLTLNDGVAFKVVENRLEESGTFRLVSLNTHYHPYEVNAADVKEMWRFVNYISSELPSGKVEREELLHALDILQRDMDFIKGKMG
- a CDS encoding type II toxin-antitoxin system RelE/ParE family toxin codes for the protein MVAKKAKVIISNLARASLRSHIEYLKKEVSEETAEYVKQGILAKCAALPDFSGYSKERYLENESTDYRSVTQWDYNIIYTVVQGEVRILNIIHTSLHPDKRKEI